In the genome of Kitasatospora cathayae, one region contains:
- a CDS encoding DUF4291 domain-containing protein — translation MAEPKHQIRALHTASTVTVYQAYAPEIGLPAARDGRFPAAWKRDRMTWIKPSFLWMMYRCGWAGKEGQETVLAIEITREGFEWALANSCLSHYEHGLHPDRAAWKHQLKRSPARVQWDPERDLHLRPLPHRSLQLGLAGEAARRYAEEWIVSIADVTTLAHTIHEHVRDRALDAARQLLPAERPYPAGDTLLTHLGG, via the coding sequence GTGGCAGAACCCAAGCATCAGATCCGCGCCCTCCATACGGCCTCCACGGTGACCGTCTACCAGGCGTACGCCCCGGAGATCGGCCTGCCCGCCGCACGGGACGGTCGCTTTCCGGCGGCGTGGAAGCGGGACCGGATGACGTGGATCAAACCGTCGTTCCTCTGGATGATGTACCGCTGCGGATGGGCCGGGAAGGAGGGACAGGAGACCGTCCTCGCGATCGAGATCACCCGCGAGGGCTTCGAATGGGCCCTTGCGAACAGCTGCCTGTCCCACTACGAACACGGCCTGCACCCCGACCGGGCGGCCTGGAAGCACCAGTTGAAGCGGTCCCCGGCCCGGGTGCAGTGGGATCCCGAACGCGATCTGCACCTACGGCCGCTTCCCCACCGCTCGCTTCAGCTCGGCCTCGCCGGCGAGGCCGCCAGGCGCTACGCGGAGGAGTGGATCGTCTCGATCGCCGACGTCACGACGCTCGCGCACACGATCCACGAGCATGTGCGGGACCGGGCTCTGGACGCCGCCCGGCAACTCCTTCCCGCCGAACGCCCCTACCCGGCAGGCGACACGCTGCTGACCCACCTGGGCGGCTGA
- a CDS encoding L-threonylcarbamoyladenylate synthase codes for MAKYFDVHPESPQPRTISTVADSLRSGALIAYPTDSCFALGCRLDNRDGLERIRSIRRLDERHHFTLMCEDFAQLGQFVQLDNNVFRAVKAATPGSYTFILPATKEVPRRLMHPKKKTVGVRIPDHTVTRALLAELGEPLVSSTLVLPGEDEPMTQGWEIKERLDHALDAVVDSGDCGTEMTTVVDFSGGGPEVVRRGAGDPTRFE; via the coding sequence ATGGCGAAGTACTTCGACGTGCACCCAGAGTCCCCTCAGCCGCGCACCATCAGCACCGTGGCCGACAGTCTCCGGTCCGGGGCCCTCATCGCGTACCCGACCGACTCCTGTTTCGCCCTGGGCTGTCGGCTGGACAACCGCGACGGCCTCGAACGGATCCGGTCGATCCGGCGTCTCGACGAGCGCCACCACTTCACCCTGATGTGCGAGGACTTCGCGCAGCTGGGCCAGTTCGTCCAGCTCGACAACAACGTCTTCCGCGCGGTCAAGGCGGCGACGCCGGGCAGCTACACCTTCATCCTCCCTGCCACCAAGGAGGTTCCCCGCCGCCTGATGCACCCGAAGAAGAAGACGGTGGGCGTCAGGATCCCCGACCACACCGTCACCAGGGCCCTGCTCGCCGAACTCGGTGAGCCCCTGGTCTCCAGCACCCTGGTTCTCCCCGGTGAGGACGAACCGATGACCCAGGGGTGGGAGATCAAGGAGCGGCTCGACCACGCGCTGGACGCCGTGGTGGATTCGGGCGACTGCGGCACGGAAATGACGACGGTCGTCGACTTCTCGGGCGGCGGGCCGGAGGTCGTCCGGCGAGGGGCCGGCGACCCCACACGCTTCGAGTGA
- a CDS encoding response regulator: MNEQRPLRVVVADDQALVRIGFRLILESEGIEVVAEAEDGEQAVAAVRRSRPDVVLMDIRMPGLDGLEATRRILAGAEDAPRIIMLTTFDLDHYVYAAMAAGASGFLLKDVTPEHLAAAVRLVRTGDALLAPAITRRLVERFARPAAPDAAAPHRELATLTPRELEVMSLLARGLSNAELAARLQLSEATVKTHVARILGKLGLRDRAQVVVAAYETGLVSVGTPGTP; the protein is encoded by the coding sequence TTGAACGAGCAGCGGCCCTTGCGCGTGGTGGTCGCCGATGACCAGGCACTGGTCCGGATCGGGTTCCGGCTGATCCTGGAGTCCGAGGGGATCGAGGTGGTCGCCGAGGCCGAGGACGGCGAGCAGGCCGTCGCCGCGGTCCGGCGGAGCAGACCGGACGTCGTTCTGATGGACATCCGGATGCCCGGCCTGGACGGACTGGAGGCCACCCGGCGGATCCTCGCCGGCGCGGAGGACGCGCCCCGGATCATCATGCTGACCACCTTCGACCTGGATCACTACGTCTACGCCGCGATGGCCGCCGGGGCCAGCGGCTTCCTGCTCAAGGACGTCACCCCGGAGCACCTGGCCGCCGCCGTCCGGCTGGTCCGCACCGGCGACGCACTGCTCGCCCCCGCGATCACCCGACGCCTGGTCGAGCGCTTCGCCCGCCCGGCCGCCCCGGACGCGGCCGCCCCGCACCGGGAACTGGCCACCCTCACCCCGCGCGAGCTGGAGGTGATGTCGCTGCTCGCCCGCGGCCTCAGCAACGCCGAGCTGGCCGCCCGGCTGCAGCTGTCCGAGGCAACGGTGAAGACCCATGTGGCCCGGATTCTGGGCAAGTTGGGGCTGCGGGACCGGGCCCAGGTGGTGGTCGCGGCGTACGAGACCGGGCTGGTCAGCGTGGGAACGCCCGGGACGCCGTGA
- a CDS encoding Fur family transcriptional regulator produces MSDLLERLRERGWRLTSQRRVVAEVLDGEHVHLTADEVHARAAERLPEISRATVYNTLGELVTLGEVLEVSTDGRAKRYDPNAHHPHQHLVCTGCGAIRDVHPLGNPLADLPAEQRFGFAVSGAEVTYRGLCPTCAG; encoded by the coding sequence ATGAGTGACCTGCTGGAGCGGCTGCGCGAGCGCGGCTGGCGCCTCACCTCCCAGCGGCGTGTCGTGGCCGAGGTCCTGGACGGCGAGCACGTGCACCTGACCGCCGACGAGGTGCACGCCCGCGCGGCCGAGCGCCTCCCGGAGATCTCCCGCGCGACGGTCTACAACACCCTCGGCGAGCTGGTCACCCTCGGCGAGGTCCTCGAGGTGTCCACCGACGGGCGCGCCAAGCGCTACGACCCCAACGCCCACCACCCGCACCAGCACCTGGTCTGCACCGGCTGCGGCGCGATCCGCGACGTCCACCCCCTCGGCAACCCGCTCGCCGACCTCCCGGCCGAACAGCGCTTCGGCTTCGCCGTCTCGGGGGCCGAGGTCACGTACCGGGGGCTCTGCCCGACCTGCGCGGGCTGA
- the katG gene encoding catalase/peroxidase HPI, which produces MSENHDATGVEASAGGCPVNHGRALHPTQGGGNRQWWPERLNLKILAKNPAVANPLGADFDYAEAFNALDLPAVKRDIQEVLTTSRDWWPADYGNYGPFMIRMAWHSAGTYRISDGRGGAGGGQQRFAPLNSWPDNASLDKARRLLWPVKKKYGRSLSWADLIVLAGNVALEGMGFETFGFGGGRVDEWEPDEDVYWGPETTWLGDERYTGDRELESPLAAVQMGLIYVNPEGPNGNPDPIAAARDIRETFYRMAMNDEETVALIAGGHTFGKTHGAGPADNVGPDPEDAPMEQMGLGWKSSHGTGVGGDAITSGLEGAWTPTPITWDNSFFETLFGYEWELTKSPAGAHQWKPKDGAGEGTVPDAHDPSKRHVPIMLTTDLSLRFDPVYGPISRRFLENPAEFADAFARAWFKLTHRDMGPVVRYLGPEVPSEQLLWQDPLPAVTYQQIGAADVADLKRRIAATGLSVSELVSTAWAAASSYRNSDKRGGANGGRIRLQPQAGWEVNEPDRLARVLRALEGVQTEFNAQAGDRQVSLADLVVLAGGVGIEQAAKAAGLAVEVPFAPGRVDAPQELTDTESFAALEPKADGFRNWVGKGNRLPAEFLLLDKANLLGLSAPELTVLVGGLRVLGANHQQSAHGVFTETPGVLTNDFFVNLLDLDTSWKSTSEDAHTFEGRDASGKVKWTGTRADLVFGSNSELRAVAEVYAADDAKEKFVEDFVAAWVKVMNADRFDLV; this is translated from the coding sequence ATGTCTGAGAACCACGATGCGACCGGCGTAGAGGCGAGCGCGGGCGGCTGCCCGGTCAACCACGGGCGCGCGCTCCACCCCACCCAGGGCGGCGGGAACCGCCAGTGGTGGCCGGAACGGCTGAACCTGAAGATCCTCGCCAAGAACCCCGCCGTGGCCAACCCGCTCGGCGCGGACTTCGACTACGCCGAGGCGTTCAACGCCCTCGACCTCCCGGCCGTCAAGCGGGACATCCAGGAGGTGCTCACCACCTCGCGGGACTGGTGGCCGGCCGATTACGGCAACTACGGTCCGTTCATGATCCGGATGGCCTGGCACAGCGCCGGCACCTACCGGATCAGCGACGGCCGCGGCGGCGCAGGCGGCGGCCAGCAGCGCTTCGCCCCGCTGAACAGCTGGCCGGACAACGCCAGCCTGGACAAGGCCCGCCGCCTGCTCTGGCCGGTGAAGAAGAAGTACGGCCGCAGCCTGTCCTGGGCCGACCTGATCGTCCTGGCCGGCAACGTCGCGCTGGAGGGGATGGGCTTCGAGACCTTCGGCTTCGGCGGAGGCCGGGTCGACGAGTGGGAGCCGGACGAGGACGTCTACTGGGGCCCGGAGACCACCTGGCTGGGCGACGAGCGCTACACCGGCGACCGCGAGCTGGAGAGCCCGCTGGCCGCCGTCCAGATGGGTCTGATCTACGTCAACCCCGAGGGCCCCAACGGCAACCCCGACCCGATCGCCGCCGCCCGCGACATCCGCGAGACCTTCTACCGGATGGCGATGAACGACGAGGAGACCGTCGCGCTGATCGCCGGCGGCCACACCTTCGGCAAGACCCACGGCGCTGGCCCGGCGGACAACGTCGGCCCGGACCCGGAGGACGCGCCGATGGAGCAGATGGGCCTCGGCTGGAAGAGCAGCCACGGCACCGGTGTCGGCGGCGACGCGATCACCAGCGGCCTGGAAGGCGCCTGGACGCCGACCCCGATCACCTGGGACAACAGCTTCTTCGAGACGCTGTTCGGCTACGAGTGGGAGCTCACCAAGAGCCCGGCCGGCGCCCACCAGTGGAAGCCGAAGGACGGCGCCGGCGAGGGCACCGTGCCGGACGCCCACGACCCGAGCAAGCGGCACGTGCCGATCATGCTCACCACCGACCTGTCGCTGCGCTTCGACCCGGTGTACGGACCGATCTCCCGGCGCTTCCTGGAGAACCCGGCGGAGTTCGCCGACGCCTTCGCCCGCGCCTGGTTCAAGCTGACCCACCGCGACATGGGCCCGGTGGTGCGCTACCTCGGCCCCGAGGTCCCGAGCGAGCAGCTGCTCTGGCAGGACCCGCTGCCGGCCGTCACGTACCAGCAGATCGGTGCGGCGGACGTCGCCGACCTCAAGCGGCGGATCGCCGCCACCGGCCTGTCGGTCTCCGAGCTGGTCTCCACCGCCTGGGCCGCCGCCTCCTCGTACCGCAACAGCGACAAGCGCGGCGGCGCCAACGGCGGCCGGATCCGGCTGCAGCCGCAGGCCGGCTGGGAGGTCAACGAGCCGGACCGGCTGGCCCGCGTGCTGCGCGCGCTCGAGGGCGTGCAGACGGAGTTCAACGCCCAGGCCGGCGACAGGCAGGTCTCGCTGGCCGACCTGGTGGTGCTGGCCGGTGGCGTCGGCATCGAGCAGGCGGCCAAGGCGGCCGGCCTGGCCGTCGAGGTGCCGTTCGCGCCCGGCCGGGTGGACGCCCCGCAGGAGCTGACCGACACCGAGTCCTTCGCCGCACTGGAGCCCAAGGCGGACGGCTTCCGCAACTGGGTGGGCAAGGGCAACCGGCTGCCGGCCGAGTTCCTGCTGCTCGACAAGGCGAACCTGCTGGGCCTCAGCGCGCCCGAACTGACCGTGCTGGTCGGCGGCCTGCGCGTGCTGGGTGCCAACCACCAGCAGTCCGCGCACGGGGTGTTCACCGAGACCCCGGGCGTGCTGACGAACGACTTCTTCGTCAACCTGCTGGACCTGGACACCAGTTGGAAGTCCACCTCGGAGGACGCCCACACCTTCGAGGGCCGGGACGCCTCCGGCAAGGTCAAGTGGACCGGTACCCGGGCCGACCTGGTCTTCGGCTCCAACTCCGAACTGCGCGCCGTCGCCGAGGTGTACGCGGCCGACGACGCCAAGGAGAAGTTCGTCGAGGACTTCGTCGCGGCCTGGGTCAAGGTCATGAACGCGGACCGCTTCGACCTGGTGTGA